A part of Capsicum annuum cultivar UCD-10X-F1 chromosome 6, UCD10Xv1.1, whole genome shotgun sequence genomic DNA contains:
- the LOC107854458 gene encoding ABC transporter G family member 32 isoform X4, with translation MWNSLSITAENGASKDEEDLLLAALQRSHTNIRARTSIFRGIGGEVSLVDVGKMKGEEQKEVLDVLINAINEDTELFFRRVKERFERVNLEFPKVKVCFQHLKVDAMVHVGSRALPTIPNFVFNMTETYLRRLRIFPSRRKKLSILNNISGVIRPSRLTLLLGPPSSGKTTLLLALAGRLDKNLKMSGRVTYNGHDLKEFVPQRTTAYVSQRDSHIAEMTVRETLEFSGRCQGIGFKHDFLMELLRREKNAGIIPDQDLDIFIKAVALGEQTSIVVDYILKILGLDTCADTLVGDEMIKGISGGQKKRLTTGELLMGASRVLLMDEISTGLDSSTTYQIIKYLKHTTHAFDGTTLVSLLQPDPETYCLFDDIILLSEGQIIYQGPREIVPEFFEFMGFKCPSRKNVADFLQELTSEKDQGQYWFLNSQYNYVSATKFAEGFRSFHVGNALAQELAIPFDKRDSHPAALSSSTYGVKKFELLKISFDWQLLLLKRNSPVLVFKVIQLFLNVLIVMSVFFRSTMHHDTLEDGAVYLGALYFAILMILFNGFLEVPMLIAKLPVLYKQRDLHFYPCWIYTLPSWLLSTPTSLLESIIWVAATYYAIGFDPQITRCFRQFLLYLSSHQMSIGLFRVMAALGRNIIVANTFGSFAMLVVMALGGFILSRDSIPSWWIWGYWFSPLMYAQNSASVNEFRGHSWDKRVGDKKTPLGLMLLKVRSLFPEDYWYWIGVGALIGYIILFNVLFTIFLTYLNPLGNQQAVVPKRNNQKKDKEQESELNIVPFAEFLNHSHSYTGREIKKRRGMVLPFQPLSMCFRDISYYVDVPMELKQQGLVGDKLQLLVNVTGAFRPGVLTALIGVSGAGKTTLMDVLSGRKTGGHIEGSIYISGHPKKQETFARVSGYCEQNDVHSPCLTVHESLLFSAWLRLSSQVDVKTQKAFVEEVMELVELTPLRRALVGIPGVDGLSTEQRKRLTIAVELVANPSIVFMDEPTSGLDARSAAIVMRTVRNIVDTGRTIVCTIHQPSIDIFESFDELLLMKRGGQLIYAGSLGNRSCKLVQYFEAIQGVRRIRSGKNPAAWVLEVTSSAEENRLGVDFADIYRKSTLFRQNEEIVESLSKPQEGSAELYFPSKYSQSFFGQFLACLWKQNLSYWRNPQYTAVRFFYTVIISLMFGSICWKFGSKRSTQQDILNAMGSMYAAVLFIGITNASSVQPVVFVERSVSYRERAAGMYSALPFAFAQVTIEFPYVFIQTLIYSTIFYFMASFEWNVWKFVWYIYFMYFTLLYFTFFGMMTTSVSPNHNIAAILAAPFYMVWNLFSGFMISRMRIPIWWRWYYWANPVGWSLYGLLTSQYGELNEHLRLADGVHTVPIKRFIKEHFGYRQEFIGFAGVAVVGFCIIFAVTFAFAIKCFNFQRR, from the exons ATGTGGAACTCCTTATCAATAACAGCTGAAAATGGAGCTAGCAAAGATGAAGAAGATCTTTTGTTGGCTGCTTTGCAGAGATCTCATACTAATATTCGAGCCCGGACATCGATCTTTCGAGGGATTGGTGGAGAGGTTTCTTTGGTTGATGTTGGTAAAATGAAAGGTGAAGAGCAAAAGGAAGTTTTGGATGTgttgattaatgctattaatgaaGATACTGAGTTGTTCTTCAGAAGAGTTAAGGAGAGATTTGAGAG GGTGAATTTGGAATTCCCCAAAGTTAAGGTTTGCTTTCAGCATCTTAAAGTTGATGCAATGGTCCATGTAGGAAGCAGAGCATTGCCTACAATTCCCAACTTTGTATTCAACATGACTGAG ACTTACTTGAGACGGTTGAGGATTTTTCCAAGTCGGAGAAAGAAATTATCTATCCTAAACAACATAAGTGGTGTTATACGGCCATCAAG GTTGACACTTCTTTTGGGTCCGCCTAGCTCTGGAAAAACAACACTGCTTTTGGCACTTGCTGGCCGCCTTGATAAGAATTTGAAG ATGTCAGGAAGAGTTACCTACAATGGACATGATCTGAAGGAGTTTGTTCCTCAACGGACTACTGCATACGTCAGCCAGAGGGATTCACATATTGCCGAAATGACAGTGAGGGAGACACTTGAGTTTTCTGGACGTTGCCAGGGTATCGGTTTTAAGCATG ATTTTCTTATGGAACTtctaagaagagagaaaaatgctGGGATAATTCCTGATCAAgatcttgatatttttattaag GCAGTAGCACTGGGAGAACAGACAAGTATAGTTGTAGATTACATTCTAAAG ATTTTAGGATTGGATACTTGTGCGGATACATTAGTAGGAGATGAAATGATCAAAGGGATCTCAGGGGGGCAGAAGAAGCGCCTCACTACTG GTGAGTTGCTAATGGGTGCATCAAGGGTACTCTTAATGGATGAAATCTCAACCGGGCTAGATAGTTCAACTACCTATCAAATCATCAAGTACTTAAAGCACACGACTCATGCATTTGATGGGACTACCCTGGTTTCTTTATTGCAACCTGACCCTGAAACTTACTGTCTGTTTGATGATATAATTCTTTTGAGTGAGGGCCAAATCATTTATCAGGGCCCCCGCGAAATTGTTCCTGAGTTCTTTGAGTTTATGGGTTTCAAATGCCCCTCCAGGAAAAATGTTGCTGATTTTCTTCAGGAG TTAACATCTGAAAAAGATCAAGGGCAGTATTGGTTTCTCAATAGCCAGTACAACTATGTGTCGGCGACAAAGTTTGCTGAAGGCTTTCGATCCTTTCATGTTGGTAATGCATTGGCACAGGAGCTGGCTATTCCATTCGACAAACGTGACAGTCATCCTGCAGCTCTTTCCTCTAGTACTTATGGTGTGAAAAAATTTGAGCTTCTCAAGATCAGTTTTGACTGGCAGTTGCTATTGTTGAAGCGAAACTCACCTGTGCTCGTTTTCAAAGTTATACAG CTCTTTCTGAATGTCTTGATAGTGATGAGTGTGTTCTTCCGTTCAACAATGCATCATGATACACTTGAAGATGGAGCTGTTTACCTTGGTGCTCTGTACTTTGCAATTCTTATGATTCTTTTCAATGGTTTCTTGGAGGTGCCTATGCTGATAGCCAAGCTTCCCGTTCTTTACAAGCAGAGAGATTTGCACTTCTACCCCTGTTGGATATATACTCTTCCATCTTGGCTTTTGAGTACTCCCACATCACTTTTAGAGTCCATTATTTGGGTTGCAGCAACATACTATGCGATTGGCTTTGATCCTCAAATAACCAg GTGCTTCCGTCAGTTTTTGTTGTATCTCTCATCGCATCAGATGTCAATAGGACTTTTCCGCGTGATGGCAGCACTAGGCCGAAATATAATAGTTGCCAATACCTTTGGATCTTTCGCAATGTTGGTAGTCATGGCTCTCGGAGGATTTATTCTTTCAAGAG ATAGCATTCCAAGTTGGTGGATCTGGGGTTACTGGTTTTCCCCTTTGATGTATGCCCAGAATTCAGCTTCAGTAAATGAGTTCCGTGGCCATTCCTGGGATAAG AGAGTTGGGGACAAAAAGACACCTCTGGGTCTGATGTTATTGAAGGTTCGCAGCTTGTTCCCGGAGGACTATTGGTATTGGATTGGTGTTGGTGCATTGATTGGCTATATAATATTGTTCAACGTTCTCTTCACGATATTTCTGACTTACCTCAACC CATTAGGGAACCAGCAAGCAGTTGTTCCAAAGAGAAACAACCAGAAAAAGGACAAGGAACAAGAGAGTGAACTTAACATTGTTCCATTTGCAGAGTTTTTGAATCATTCACACTCATATACTG GAAGAGAGATCAAGAAACGAAGAGGCATGGTTCTTCCGTTCCAGCCTCTTTCCATGTGTTTTAGAGACATTAGTTACTACGTTGACGTTCCCATG GAGCTTAAGCAACAAGGTCTAGTAGGAGATAAACTGCAGTTACTAGTCAATGTTACTGGTGCATTTAGGCCGGGCGTGCTTACTGCATTAATTGGTGTCAGTGGTGCTGGTAAAACAACTCTAATGGATGTTTTATCTGGTAGAAAAACTGGTGGACATATAGAAGGCAGTATCTATATTTCTGGACACCCCAAGAAGCAAGAAACTTTTGCAAGGGTATCTGGATATTGTGAACAGAATGATGTTCATTCCCCCTGCCTAACTGTCCATGAGTCACTACTATTTTCTGCTTGGCTCCGGTTATCTTCTCAGGTTGACGTGAAAACACAAAAG GCTTTTGTTGAAGAGGTTATGGAACTAGTGGAACTAACTCCATTACGTCGAGCTTTGGTTGGCATACCTGGGGTAGATGGATTGTCAACAGAGCAAAGGAAAAGATTGACTATTGCGGTTGAGCTTGTAGCGAATCCTTCAATAGTTTTTATGGATGAACCTACATCGGGACTAGATGCCCGGTCTGCAGCCATTGTAATGAGAACAGTGAGAAACATTGTGGACACTGGAAGAACAATCGTCTGCACCATCCATCAGCCTAGTATCGATATCTTCGAATCATTTGACGAG CTTTTGCTCATGAAAAGAGGTGGACAGCTCATTTATGCTGGTTCACTAGGGAACAGATCATGCAAGCTTGTTCAGTATTTTGAG GCAATCCAAGGAGTTCGAAGAATTAGGTCTGGAAAGAATCCTGCTGCTTGGGTTCTTGAAGTCACTTCTTCAGCAGAAGAAAATCGCCTCGGTGTAGATTTTGCTGACATTTATCGAAAATCAACTTTATTCcg GCAAAATGAGGAAATAGTTGAAAGTTTAAGCAAACCACAAGAAGGTTCAGCTGAGCTATATTTCCCAAGCAAGTACTCTCAGTCTTTTTTTGGACAGTTTCTTGCATGTCTTTGGAAGCAAAACCTGTCCTATTGGAGAAATCCACAGTATACTGCTGTCCGCTTCTTCTACACGGTCATAATCTCATTGATGTTTGGAAGTATATGCTGGAAGTTTGGTTCTAAGAG GAGTACTCAGCAAGACATATTAAATGCTATGGGATCCATGTATGCAGCTGTTCTTTTCATTGGAATCACGAACGCTTCCTCTGTCCAACCTGTGGTATTTGTTGAGAGGTCTGTCTCATATCGTGAACGGGCAGCTGGGATGTACTCAGCTCTACCCTTTGCATTTGCACAG GTCACAATTGAATTTCCATATGTCTTCATACAGACACTAATATATAGTACCATATTCTACTTCATGGCATCTTTCGAGTGGAACGTCTGGAAGTTTGTTTGGTACATATACTTCATGTACTTCACACTTCTATACTTCACTTTCTTCGGGATGATGACAACTTCAGTCTCTCCGAACCATAACATTGCTGCAATTCTTGCTGCACCATTCTATATGGTTTGGAATTTGTTCAGTGGATTCATGATTTCTCGAATG AGAATTCCTATTTGGTGGAGATGGTACTATTGGGCTAATCCAGTCGGTTGGAGTTTATATGGACTTTTAACATCACAATATGGAGAACTAAATGAGCATCTTAGGCTTGCTGATGGTGTTCATACAGTACCAATAAAAAGGTTCATTAAAGAACACTTTGGATATAGGCAGGAATTCATAGGCTTTGCTGGTGTTGCAGTTGTTGGTTTCTGTATAATCTTTGCAGTAACTTTTGCTTTTGCAATCAAATGCTTCAACTTCCAGAGAAGATGA
- the LOC107854458 gene encoding ABC transporter G family member 32 isoform X5: protein MTVRETLEFSGRCQGIGFKHDFLMELLRREKNAGIIPDQDLDIFIKAVALGEQTSIVVDYILKILGLDTCADTLVGDEMIKGISGGQKKRLTTGELLMGASRVLLMDEISTGLDSSTTYQIIKYLKHTTHAFDGTTLVSLLQPDPETYCLFDDIILLSEGQIIYQGPREIVPEFFEFMGFKCPSRKNVADFLQELTSEKDQGQYWFLNSQYNYVSATKFAEGFRSFHVGNALAQELAIPFDKRDSHPAALSSSTYGVKKFELLKISFDWQLLLLKRNSPVLVFKVIQLFLNVLIVMSVFFRSTMHHDTLEDGAVYLGALYFAILMILFNGFLEVPMLIAKLPVLYKQRDLHFYPCWIYTLPSWLLSTPTSLLESIIWVAATYYAIGFDPQITRCFRQFLLYLSSHQMSIGLFRVMAALGRNIIVANTFGSFAMLVVMALGGFILSRDSIPSWWIWGYWFSPLMYAQNSASVNEFRGHSWDKRVGDKKTPLGLMLLKVRSLFPEDYWYWIGVGALIGYIILFNVLFTIFLTYLNPLGNQQAVVPKRNNQKKDKEQESELNIVPFAEFLNHSHSYTGREIKKRRGMVLPFQPLSMCFRDISYYVDVPMELKQQGLVGDKLQLLVNVTGAFRPGVLTALIGVSGAGKTTLMDVLSGRKTGGHIEGSIYISGHPKKQETFARVSGYCEQNDVHSPCLTVHESLLFSAWLRLSSQVDVKTQKAFVEEVMELVELTPLRRALVGIPGVDGLSTEQRKRLTIAVELVANPSIVFMDEPTSGLDARSAAIVMRTVRNIVDTGRTIVCTIHQPSIDIFESFDELLLMKRGGQLIYAGSLGNRSCKLVQYFEAIQGVRRIRSGKNPAAWVLEVTSSAEENRLGVDFADIYRKSTLFRQNEEIVESLSKPQEGSAELYFPSKYSQSFFGQFLACLWKQNLSYWRNPQYTAVRFFYTVIISLMFGSICWKFGSKRSTQQDILNAMGSMYAAVLFIGITNASSVQPVVFVERSVSYRERAAGMYSALPFAFAQVTIEFPYVFIQTLIYSTIFYFMASFEWNVWKFVWYIYFMYFTLLYFTFFGMMTTSVSPNHNIAAILAAPFYMVWNLFSGFMISRMRIPIWWRWYYWANPVGWSLYGLLTSQYGELNEHLRLADGVHTVPIKRFIKEHFGYRQEFIGFAGVAVVGFCIIFAVTFAFAIKCFNFQRR from the exons ATGACAGTGAGGGAGACACTTGAGTTTTCTGGACGTTGCCAGGGTATCGGTTTTAAGCATG ATTTTCTTATGGAACTtctaagaagagagaaaaatgctGGGATAATTCCTGATCAAgatcttgatatttttattaag GCAGTAGCACTGGGAGAACAGACAAGTATAGTTGTAGATTACATTCTAAAG ATTTTAGGATTGGATACTTGTGCGGATACATTAGTAGGAGATGAAATGATCAAAGGGATCTCAGGGGGGCAGAAGAAGCGCCTCACTACTG GTGAGTTGCTAATGGGTGCATCAAGGGTACTCTTAATGGATGAAATCTCAACCGGGCTAGATAGTTCAACTACCTATCAAATCATCAAGTACTTAAAGCACACGACTCATGCATTTGATGGGACTACCCTGGTTTCTTTATTGCAACCTGACCCTGAAACTTACTGTCTGTTTGATGATATAATTCTTTTGAGTGAGGGCCAAATCATTTATCAGGGCCCCCGCGAAATTGTTCCTGAGTTCTTTGAGTTTATGGGTTTCAAATGCCCCTCCAGGAAAAATGTTGCTGATTTTCTTCAGGAG TTAACATCTGAAAAAGATCAAGGGCAGTATTGGTTTCTCAATAGCCAGTACAACTATGTGTCGGCGACAAAGTTTGCTGAAGGCTTTCGATCCTTTCATGTTGGTAATGCATTGGCACAGGAGCTGGCTATTCCATTCGACAAACGTGACAGTCATCCTGCAGCTCTTTCCTCTAGTACTTATGGTGTGAAAAAATTTGAGCTTCTCAAGATCAGTTTTGACTGGCAGTTGCTATTGTTGAAGCGAAACTCACCTGTGCTCGTTTTCAAAGTTATACAG CTCTTTCTGAATGTCTTGATAGTGATGAGTGTGTTCTTCCGTTCAACAATGCATCATGATACACTTGAAGATGGAGCTGTTTACCTTGGTGCTCTGTACTTTGCAATTCTTATGATTCTTTTCAATGGTTTCTTGGAGGTGCCTATGCTGATAGCCAAGCTTCCCGTTCTTTACAAGCAGAGAGATTTGCACTTCTACCCCTGTTGGATATATACTCTTCCATCTTGGCTTTTGAGTACTCCCACATCACTTTTAGAGTCCATTATTTGGGTTGCAGCAACATACTATGCGATTGGCTTTGATCCTCAAATAACCAg GTGCTTCCGTCAGTTTTTGTTGTATCTCTCATCGCATCAGATGTCAATAGGACTTTTCCGCGTGATGGCAGCACTAGGCCGAAATATAATAGTTGCCAATACCTTTGGATCTTTCGCAATGTTGGTAGTCATGGCTCTCGGAGGATTTATTCTTTCAAGAG ATAGCATTCCAAGTTGGTGGATCTGGGGTTACTGGTTTTCCCCTTTGATGTATGCCCAGAATTCAGCTTCAGTAAATGAGTTCCGTGGCCATTCCTGGGATAAG AGAGTTGGGGACAAAAAGACACCTCTGGGTCTGATGTTATTGAAGGTTCGCAGCTTGTTCCCGGAGGACTATTGGTATTGGATTGGTGTTGGTGCATTGATTGGCTATATAATATTGTTCAACGTTCTCTTCACGATATTTCTGACTTACCTCAACC CATTAGGGAACCAGCAAGCAGTTGTTCCAAAGAGAAACAACCAGAAAAAGGACAAGGAACAAGAGAGTGAACTTAACATTGTTCCATTTGCAGAGTTTTTGAATCATTCACACTCATATACTG GAAGAGAGATCAAGAAACGAAGAGGCATGGTTCTTCCGTTCCAGCCTCTTTCCATGTGTTTTAGAGACATTAGTTACTACGTTGACGTTCCCATG GAGCTTAAGCAACAAGGTCTAGTAGGAGATAAACTGCAGTTACTAGTCAATGTTACTGGTGCATTTAGGCCGGGCGTGCTTACTGCATTAATTGGTGTCAGTGGTGCTGGTAAAACAACTCTAATGGATGTTTTATCTGGTAGAAAAACTGGTGGACATATAGAAGGCAGTATCTATATTTCTGGACACCCCAAGAAGCAAGAAACTTTTGCAAGGGTATCTGGATATTGTGAACAGAATGATGTTCATTCCCCCTGCCTAACTGTCCATGAGTCACTACTATTTTCTGCTTGGCTCCGGTTATCTTCTCAGGTTGACGTGAAAACACAAAAG GCTTTTGTTGAAGAGGTTATGGAACTAGTGGAACTAACTCCATTACGTCGAGCTTTGGTTGGCATACCTGGGGTAGATGGATTGTCAACAGAGCAAAGGAAAAGATTGACTATTGCGGTTGAGCTTGTAGCGAATCCTTCAATAGTTTTTATGGATGAACCTACATCGGGACTAGATGCCCGGTCTGCAGCCATTGTAATGAGAACAGTGAGAAACATTGTGGACACTGGAAGAACAATCGTCTGCACCATCCATCAGCCTAGTATCGATATCTTCGAATCATTTGACGAG CTTTTGCTCATGAAAAGAGGTGGACAGCTCATTTATGCTGGTTCACTAGGGAACAGATCATGCAAGCTTGTTCAGTATTTTGAG GCAATCCAAGGAGTTCGAAGAATTAGGTCTGGAAAGAATCCTGCTGCTTGGGTTCTTGAAGTCACTTCTTCAGCAGAAGAAAATCGCCTCGGTGTAGATTTTGCTGACATTTATCGAAAATCAACTTTATTCcg GCAAAATGAGGAAATAGTTGAAAGTTTAAGCAAACCACAAGAAGGTTCAGCTGAGCTATATTTCCCAAGCAAGTACTCTCAGTCTTTTTTTGGACAGTTTCTTGCATGTCTTTGGAAGCAAAACCTGTCCTATTGGAGAAATCCACAGTATACTGCTGTCCGCTTCTTCTACACGGTCATAATCTCATTGATGTTTGGAAGTATATGCTGGAAGTTTGGTTCTAAGAG GAGTACTCAGCAAGACATATTAAATGCTATGGGATCCATGTATGCAGCTGTTCTTTTCATTGGAATCACGAACGCTTCCTCTGTCCAACCTGTGGTATTTGTTGAGAGGTCTGTCTCATATCGTGAACGGGCAGCTGGGATGTACTCAGCTCTACCCTTTGCATTTGCACAG GTCACAATTGAATTTCCATATGTCTTCATACAGACACTAATATATAGTACCATATTCTACTTCATGGCATCTTTCGAGTGGAACGTCTGGAAGTTTGTTTGGTACATATACTTCATGTACTTCACACTTCTATACTTCACTTTCTTCGGGATGATGACAACTTCAGTCTCTCCGAACCATAACATTGCTGCAATTCTTGCTGCACCATTCTATATGGTTTGGAATTTGTTCAGTGGATTCATGATTTCTCGAATG AGAATTCCTATTTGGTGGAGATGGTACTATTGGGCTAATCCAGTCGGTTGGAGTTTATATGGACTTTTAACATCACAATATGGAGAACTAAATGAGCATCTTAGGCTTGCTGATGGTGTTCATACAGTACCAATAAAAAGGTTCATTAAAGAACACTTTGGATATAGGCAGGAATTCATAGGCTTTGCTGGTGTTGCAGTTGTTGGTTTCTGTATAATCTTTGCAGTAACTTTTGCTTTTGCAATCAAATGCTTCAACTTCCAGAGAAGATGA